The following proteins come from a genomic window of Tepidiforma thermophila:
- a CDS encoding CaiB/BaiF CoA transferase family protein, which yields MGMLSPYRVIDLTDSRAALGPLMLANLGAEVIRVEPPGFAPAEEDALQYAVSNRGKRRVALDLDAPGDRERFFELVKTADFLFENAPPGAMAARGLGWEQLRAVNPALVYVATTPFGQDGPYAHYRTTDLVLAAMGGMMALNGDPDRPPVRVPVPQCWHHAAAESAVGALVAHHLRERTGVGRFVDVSVQAAVFWTGLQAMIAHAIQGRDFERAGTALQLGTITLPMVYRAKDGEVVVMGNGATLVSAMKWLVRDGIVPEEWLEGEEWARYDVKVLAGEPLTYSYEEVLAALQRWIETRTKRELLELGLETGVTFAPVTTVPEILDFIHLKVREYWRDLEVRPGVVVKAPGPWVRALCDPLVFGERVEEQAGPEALPAREPRKPAGSDPEGTLPLAGLKVADFSWIGVGPITGKYLADHGADVIRIETANPPDRLRVGGPFKDGVFGPNRSQFFGAFNTSKRSIAVNLKSEEGREIARKLIAWADVVLESFTPGTMDELGLGYEAAKALNPDVIYVSTCLMGQNGPAAPMAGYGNHAAAISGFYEVTGWDDRPPSGPFTAYTDTIAPRFLATAVMAAVDRWKRTGEGCRIEQAQMEAALHFLAKELVEYQVNGKVPRRAGNTDPAMAPHGAFPVAGTDEWIAIAVEDDAAWARLAALIGEPWAQEERWRTLAGRQAGREELERLLAGWTAPQDGMALMERLQEAGIAAGFVKRSSDLLADPQLAHRRFFHPLQHPEMGEVPYEGHQFIISGYASGPRRPSPCLGEHSMEVLLEVLGLDEEEVARLAPGLG from the coding sequence ATGGGCATGCTGAGCCCCTACCGTGTCATCGACCTGACGGACAGCCGGGCGGCGCTGGGGCCGCTGATGCTGGCCAACCTCGGGGCGGAGGTCATTCGCGTGGAGCCGCCCGGGTTCGCCCCGGCGGAGGAGGACGCGCTCCAGTACGCGGTTTCGAACCGCGGGAAGCGGCGGGTAGCACTCGACCTGGACGCGCCGGGCGACCGGGAGCGCTTCTTCGAGCTGGTGAAGACGGCGGACTTCCTGTTCGAGAACGCGCCACCGGGCGCGATGGCGGCGCGGGGCCTCGGCTGGGAGCAGCTGCGGGCGGTGAACCCGGCGCTGGTGTATGTGGCGACGACGCCGTTCGGGCAGGACGGCCCGTATGCTCACTACCGGACGACGGACCTGGTGCTGGCGGCGATGGGCGGGATGATGGCGCTGAATGGCGACCCGGACCGGCCGCCGGTGCGGGTGCCGGTGCCGCAGTGCTGGCACCATGCTGCGGCGGAGAGCGCGGTGGGTGCGCTGGTGGCGCACCATCTTCGCGAGCGGACGGGCGTGGGACGGTTCGTTGATGTTTCCGTGCAGGCGGCGGTCTTCTGGACCGGGCTGCAGGCGATGATTGCCCACGCCATCCAGGGCAGGGACTTCGAGCGGGCCGGGACGGCGCTCCAGCTCGGGACGATCACGCTGCCGATGGTGTACCGGGCGAAGGATGGCGAAGTAGTGGTGATGGGCAACGGTGCGACGCTCGTGTCGGCGATGAAGTGGCTGGTGCGCGACGGTATCGTGCCTGAGGAGTGGCTGGAGGGGGAAGAGTGGGCCCGGTACGACGTGAAGGTGCTGGCCGGGGAGCCGCTCACGTACTCGTACGAGGAGGTGCTGGCGGCGCTGCAGCGGTGGATCGAGACGCGGACGAAGCGGGAGCTGCTCGAGCTGGGGCTGGAAACGGGGGTGACGTTTGCGCCGGTGACGACGGTGCCGGAGATCCTGGATTTCATCCATCTGAAGGTGCGGGAGTACTGGCGAGACCTTGAGGTGCGGCCGGGCGTGGTGGTGAAGGCGCCGGGGCCGTGGGTCCGTGCCCTGTGCGACCCGCTGGTCTTCGGGGAACGGGTCGAGGAGCAGGCCGGGCCGGAGGCGCTGCCAGCGCGCGAGCCGCGGAAGCCGGCCGGCAGCGACCCGGAGGGGACGCTGCCGCTGGCGGGGCTGAAGGTGGCGGACTTCTCGTGGATCGGCGTGGGGCCGATTACGGGGAAGTACCTCGCCGACCATGGAGCGGACGTCATCCGTATCGAGACCGCCAATCCGCCGGACCGGCTGCGGGTGGGCGGGCCGTTCAAGGACGGCGTGTTCGGGCCGAACCGGAGCCAGTTCTTCGGCGCGTTCAACACATCGAAGCGGTCGATCGCCGTGAACCTCAAATCGGAAGAAGGGCGGGAGATTGCGCGGAAGCTGATCGCGTGGGCGGATGTGGTGCTGGAGTCGTTCACGCCGGGAACGATGGACGAGCTGGGACTGGGGTACGAAGCGGCGAAGGCGCTGAACCCCGACGTGATTTATGTCTCGACCTGCCTGATGGGGCAGAACGGGCCAGCGGCGCCGATGGCCGGGTATGGGAACCACGCGGCAGCCATCAGCGGGTTCTACGAGGTGACCGGGTGGGACGACCGGCCGCCATCGGGGCCGTTCACGGCGTACACGGATACGATTGCGCCGCGCTTCCTGGCGACGGCGGTGATGGCCGCGGTCGACCGGTGGAAGCGGACCGGCGAGGGCTGCCGGATCGAGCAGGCGCAGATGGAGGCGGCGCTGCACTTCCTCGCGAAAGAGCTGGTGGAGTACCAGGTCAACGGGAAGGTGCCGCGGCGGGCCGGCAACACCGACCCGGCGATGGCGCCGCATGGCGCGTTCCCCGTTGCGGGGACGGACGAGTGGATTGCGATCGCGGTGGAGGACGACGCGGCCTGGGCGCGGCTGGCGGCGCTCATCGGCGAGCCGTGGGCGCAGGAGGAGCGCTGGCGGACCCTTGCAGGGCGCCAGGCGGGGCGGGAGGAGCTCGAGCGGCTGCTGGCCGGTTGGACGGCGCCGCAGGACGGGATGGCGCTGATGGAGCGGCTGCAGGAGGCGGGGATTGCGGCCGGCTTCGTGAAGCGGTCGAGCGACCTGCTGGCGGACCCGCAGCTGGCGCACCGGCGGTTCTTCCACCCGCTGCAGCACCCGGAGATGGGCGAGGTGCCGTACGAGGGGCACCAGTTCATCATCAGCGGGTACGCGAGCGGGCCGCGGAGGCCGTCGCCGTGCCTGGGGGAGCATTCGATGGAGGTGCTGCTGGAGGTGCTGGGCCTGGACGAAGAGGAGGTGGCGCGGCTGGCTCCGGGGCTTGGGTGA
- a CDS encoding aldehyde ferredoxin oxidoreductase family protein gives MTTATATSGALAEKGYNGKMLNVNLTTGEITVEYPDESLYRQYLGGYGIGARMLWDRVPKGADPLGPENMLGMFAGLLTGTPLFGQRWQVVCKSPLTGGWGDANCGGDFGGVLKLAGWDGIMFFGKSEKPVYLLIDNDKFELRDASDLWGQGAIENEKVLKDRHGKRASVANIGPAGETLSLISGVCNDHGRLAARSGVGAVMGSKKLKAVVVLADRKVISQTPETIKMLRENLDQFVKPLKDFFHNFGTTGITAMSALNGDSPVKNWGGVGIIDFPQAQQIDGGSQINPRMEKSYGCWRCPIACGAESKESTNPKYPYPHHTHRPEYEAMAAFGTMNLVADPDALIYANHLCNEYGFDVISAGGAISMAIECYQNGIITKEDTEGIELRWGDADAMIAFLKAMGERRGIAAVFADGVKVAAEKIGRGAEKYAMHIGGQELPMHDPKLQPEYYTTYKLDPTPARHTQYEGNKRLGKIPPAPADNKVYTGRGEHHKAASEYMHVVNAGGMCQFIMMAANTANMPTWFNAVTGWDMDLDEMMQVGERIANLRMAYEVREGGNPRKRYVPPRVTGESTEATHAGPLQGIKLDTETLEVEFLKACDWDLETCKPSKAKLEALGLQDVAVALHA, from the coding sequence TTGACGACAGCAACAGCGACCAGCGGTGCCCTCGCGGAGAAGGGCTATAACGGCAAGATGCTGAACGTGAATCTCACCACGGGTGAGATCACGGTGGAATACCCGGATGAATCGCTCTACCGGCAGTACCTCGGCGGATACGGCATCGGCGCGCGGATGCTCTGGGACCGTGTGCCGAAGGGCGCGGACCCGCTGGGCCCGGAGAACATGCTCGGCATGTTCGCGGGGCTGCTGACGGGCACGCCGCTGTTCGGCCAGCGGTGGCAGGTGGTGTGCAAGAGCCCGCTGACGGGCGGCTGGGGCGACGCCAACTGCGGCGGCGACTTCGGCGGCGTGCTGAAGCTGGCCGGGTGGGACGGCATCATGTTCTTCGGGAAGTCGGAGAAGCCGGTCTACCTGCTCATCGATAACGACAAGTTCGAGCTGCGCGACGCGAGCGACCTCTGGGGCCAGGGCGCCATCGAGAACGAGAAGGTGCTGAAGGACCGCCATGGGAAGCGGGCGAGCGTCGCGAACATCGGCCCGGCGGGCGAAACACTGTCGCTGATCAGCGGCGTGTGCAATGACCACGGCCGGCTGGCGGCGCGCTCGGGCGTGGGCGCGGTGATGGGCTCGAAGAAGCTGAAGGCGGTGGTGGTGCTGGCCGACCGGAAGGTCATCAGCCAGACGCCGGAGACGATCAAGATGCTCCGGGAGAACCTGGACCAGTTCGTGAAGCCGCTGAAGGACTTCTTCCACAACTTCGGCACGACGGGTATCACGGCGATGTCGGCGCTGAACGGCGACAGCCCGGTGAAGAACTGGGGCGGCGTCGGGATCATCGACTTCCCGCAGGCGCAGCAGATCGACGGCGGGTCGCAGATCAACCCGCGGATGGAGAAGTCGTACGGCTGCTGGCGGTGTCCGATTGCGTGCGGGGCGGAGTCGAAGGAGTCGACGAATCCGAAGTACCCGTATCCGCACCACACGCACCGGCCGGAGTACGAGGCGATGGCGGCCTTCGGGACGATGAACCTGGTGGCGGACCCGGATGCGCTGATCTACGCGAACCACCTGTGCAACGAGTACGGGTTCGACGTCATCAGCGCGGGCGGGGCCATCTCGATGGCGATCGAGTGCTACCAGAACGGCATCATCACGAAGGAGGACACCGAGGGCATCGAGCTCCGCTGGGGCGACGCCGACGCGATGATCGCCTTCCTGAAGGCGATGGGCGAACGGAGGGGGATTGCGGCGGTGTTCGCCGACGGCGTGAAGGTGGCGGCGGAGAAGATCGGGCGCGGTGCTGAGAAGTATGCGATGCACATCGGCGGGCAGGAGCTGCCGATGCACGACCCGAAGCTCCAGCCGGAGTACTACACGACCTACAAGCTCGACCCGACGCCGGCGCGGCACACCCAGTACGAGGGGAACAAGCGGCTGGGCAAGATCCCGCCGGCGCCGGCGGACAACAAGGTGTACACCGGCCGCGGCGAGCACCACAAGGCGGCGAGCGAGTACATGCACGTGGTGAACGCCGGCGGCATGTGCCAATTCATCATGATGGCGGCGAACACGGCGAACATGCCGACGTGGTTCAACGCCGTGACCGGCTGGGACATGGACCTCGACGAGATGATGCAGGTGGGCGAGCGCATCGCGAACCTGCGCATGGCGTACGAGGTGCGCGAGGGCGGGAACCCGCGGAAGCGGTATGTTCCGCCGCGGGTGACCGGCGAATCGACCGAGGCGACGCACGCCGGGCCGCTCCAGGGCATCAAGCTCGACACCGAGACGCTCGAGGTCGAGTTCCTGAAGGCGTGCGACTGGGACCTCGAGACCTGCAAGCCGTCGAAGGCGAAGCTGGAAGCGCTCGGGCTGCAGGACGTGGCCGTGGCACTCCACGCCTAG